The Lacerta agilis isolate rLacAgi1 chromosome 16, rLacAgi1.pri, whole genome shotgun sequence genomic sequence CCAGGCGCATTACGCTTGAGGACAGCAGGGAAAGGCCTGCAATTGTGCAGCCACAGAACTAGTAgatagtttttttaattaaaaaaaaggaagggggaaagagaacagaATGTTTAATTCTGTAATCACAACCAGTCCTTTAAGACAAGCCAGAAACAACAGCACCTGTGAGAGGTGGAGCAGGAAGATACATTTACACGGAGAAAGGTGCTAACATTTGAACACATTTTCTCAATGCCTGAACAGGGGTTTGATGTTGCCAAGAAGGGGCACCAAACTCAACGGGACCcacatctgagtagacacatgCCAACGGTTGTGCTACAAGGCATCAAGTTCCAACACAAATCTTCGCAAGCAACGATTCCCCAATTGAAGCAAAATCCATTCTCATCAGAAAGCCAACGCCAGAAGGGAACAGACAAGCCTGGTTCTCCCTGACAGGGTAAATCTGTATTTGAACTCTTCCCCTTGAATCCAGTTTGAAGGAACTCATGCGATGGAATCCTCCACCAAACACAGTCCCCTGGgcacagaaaactagcatgtcagggagaatgAGAGGCTAGAATCCTTCTCACACATGCAGGGAGCTGCTTTGCACAATGGAGCATTCAGTCAGACGAGCCTCCAGCTGCGGTCACAGGTACTGCTGCCGTCCAAACACAAGTTTACCTTCTCAATGAGAACTAGACCTTATAGCAACTAAGGGCCCACCTTTTGTGCATGAATGCGCAGCAACAAAAGGCAAGCGCTCTTCTTGAAAAAGGCCAGCTGGCCTTAGGGCCAATGCTAAATATTAATCTtgcacccaccccaaaaatatgCCTCTCATTCatggccatggggggggggggtgtctcctgcTGCCCACCTGCACTTAATTCAGTCGCCATTGCCTGATGTTGCTTCCCATTCATTTTGCTGGCTCAAGCTGAAGGGGGGAAGTTGCCATATTGCAAACAAATCCATAAGGACTATTTATGGCGGATCAGATCAAAGCTCCCTCTAGCACCAcatctcctcccccaccctggcCAGTCAGATGGCTCtaggaataatatttatttatttatttatttatttatttaccgtatattgcagcgtataagacgactgggcgtataagacgacccccaacttttctagttaaaatatagagtttgagttatactcaaccacagattttccacccggcgtataagacgacccccgacttttgagaagattttcctggattaaaaagtagtcttatacgccagaatatactgtatttattatttatttatttatttatttgtacctcacccatctggctgggtttccccagccactctgggcggcttccaacaaagattaaaaatacattaaaatgtcacacattaaaaacttccctaaacagggctgccttcaggtgtcttctaaatgtcaggtagttgtttatctctttgacatctgaagggagggcgttccacagggcaggcgccactaccgagaagaccctctgcctggttccctgtagcattgcttctcgcaatgagggaaccgccagaaggctgaacgatgggggtggagacactccttcaggtatactgggctgaggccgtttagggctttaaaggtcagcaccaacactttgaattgtgctcggaaacgtactgggaggcaacgtaggtctttcaggaccagtgttatatggtcttggtggccacctccagtcaccagtctagctgccacgttctggattaattgcagtttccgggtcaccttcaaaggtagccccacatagagcgcattgcagtagtccaagcgggagataaccagagcatgtaccactctggcgagacagtctgcgggcaggtagggtctcagcctgcgtaccagatggagctggtagacagctgccctggatacagaattgacctgcgcctccatggacagctgtgagtccaaaatgactcccaggctgcgcaactggtccttcaggggcacagttaccccattcaggaccagggagtcctccatacctgcccactccctgtcccccaagaacagtacttctgtcttatcaggattcaacctcaataaAGGGCACCTAGGGAAGGGGaggccaacatggcaccctccccatagctgtcaactttccccttttcttgcgaggaatcctattcggaataagggaatttcccttttaaaaaaatgaaaagttgacagctatgaccctcCCATCAGTATCAGCCAGCACAGATCATACCCAGGAATGAGGCATTATAGCCCACAGCATGCAGAGGCCACCCCCATTTCCAACCCCTGCTCTGGGGCACAACCCTCCCCGGTTATCAGGATGCTATTCTGCAAAGCTGCAAGGAGAATACCTGGCGTGTTTACGTTACCTTGACACTGTCTATGTGAGGCTTTATGTAGCCAGTTTTATCCAAATCCAGGACGTGAACTTGAGCGAGCTGCGGCACTCCTGGGGGGAAAGCCGTATCCCGGACCCTTTGCAGGATCTCCTGACTCTCCTTGCTCCAGTGCGATTTTTCTGTCTCGCGGTACCTATGAATAACCTACAGGGTGGAGAAGAGATCTCGTGAGATGTTTGGCAGGTCCCCGATGGCAGGTGCCCAAGGCCCGGGACGAGGAAAGCCCCCGTCTCCTCTCCACTTCGCGCGCCCACGTCGGGTGCCCAGGGGGTACCCACCCCGTCCCAGTGCGCGTCCTGGTAGCGGCCTCGGCGCAGCGGCGCCTCCACCTCCCGCGCCAGCAGCGCCTCTTCTTCCTCGCTCAGGAAGCCCGGCACCACCGACGCGCCGCCCGCGACCAGCCTCCGCAGCAGCGCCTCGCTCGACGCCGCCACCGCCTGCTGCCCCGGAGCGCCTTCCCGGCAGTGCAGCGCCCGTTCGGCGCACAGGCGCGCAGCCCAGCGCGCCCTCCGCGCGCCCAGGGCGCACCGGCTCTGCATGGCCGCCGGCGGGGCAGGGCGAGCCCGCGGTGCATGCCGGGCGCGCCGACACCCCTCGCTGCATGCTGACGTTCGCCTTTCACGGATCCCGAGGACGGGAGCCAGGAACCCACGTGCTTGCGTTCTCCGCCCCCTGCTACCCCGCCCCTTTAAGTAATGCATCaatgttgttgtgtgtgtgtcccctcctccttttggagCTAGTTATCCGATCAAACTTTCCTTATTAGCGTCGTTCTTCGTTTTATGCTTTCAGAGAAGAAGAATCTCCCAAGCGGTCGACCACACATTGGGACAGCAAAAAAAACAATACGGAACAAAACATTAACTGAAGAAAGCAAGGCAAAACATATATTCAAAACAACTTTTATTGAGCTGTGTTTCCAAATGGCAACCACCGCAGTCTTGGGTGGCCGCTACAAGGTCCCGTAGGTGAACAGATCTTTGTATTTGTGGTCAGCCTTAGAAAACATCTCTTAGCTTTCTGAaaccttgtatagggaagtttttaatgtttggtattttatcgcattttaaacattctgttgggagctgcccagagtggctggggaaagccagccagatgggcggggtataattaatacatacatacatacatacatacatttgttgttgttgttgttgttcagtcgttcagtcatgtccgactcttcgtgaccccatggaccagagcacgccaggcacgcctatcctccactgcctctcgcagtttagccaaactcatgctagtcgcttcgagaacactgtccaaccatctcatcctctgtcgtccccttctccttgtgccctccatctttcccaacatcagggtcttttctagggagtcttctcttctcatgaggtggccaaagtactggagcctcaacttcaagatctgtccttctagtgagcactcagggctgatttctttgagaatggataggtttgatcttcttgcagtccatgggactctcaagagtctcctccagcaccataattcaaaagcatcaattcttcggcgatcagccttcttgatggtccagctctcacttccatacattactactgggaaa encodes the following:
- the ALKBH7 gene encoding alpha-ketoglutarate-dependent dioxygenase alkB homolog 7, mitochondrial produces the protein MQSRCALGARRARWAARLCAERALHCREGAPGQQAVAASSEALLRRLVAGGASVVPGFLSEEEEALLAREVEAPLRRGRYQDAHWDGVIHRYRETEKSHWSKESQEILQRVRDTAFPPGVPQLAQVHVLDLDKTGYIKPHIDSVKFCGCTIAGLSLLSSSVMRLVSEQNVHDWLDLLLERRSLYILRGPARYEFTHEILKDEESFFGGRKVPRERRISVICRNLPLPSTPP